A genomic segment from Capra hircus breed San Clemente chromosome 7, ASM170441v1, whole genome shotgun sequence encodes:
- the CDKN2AIPNL gene encoding CDKN2AIP N-terminal-like protein isoform X1, which translates to MVGGEAAAAVEELISGVRRATDFAEQFRSYSESEKQWKARMEFILRHLPDYRDPPDGGGRLDQLLSLSMVWANHLFLGCSYNKDLLDKVMEMADGIEVEDLPQFTTRGEFMKKHQS; encoded by the exons ATGGTGGGTGGCGAGGCTGCCGCTGCCGTGGAAGAGCTAATCTCGGGTGTGCGGCGAGCGACTGACTTCGCTGAGCAGTTCCGCTCCTACTCGGAGAGCGAGAAGCAATGGAAGGCCCGCATGGAATTCATCCTGCGCCATCTGCCCGACTACCGCGATCCACCCGACGGTGGCGGCCGCCTGGACCAGCTGCTCTCCCTCTCCATGGTCTGGGCCAACCACCTCTTCCTGGGTTGCAG TTACAACAAAGACCTTTTAGACAAGGTGATGGAAATGGCTGATGGGATTGAAGTGGAAGACCTGCCACAGTTTACTACCAGAGGTGAATTCATGAAAAAG
- the CDKN2AIPNL gene encoding CDKN2AIP N-terminal-like protein isoform X2 yields MVGGEAAAAVEELISGVRRATDFAEQFRSYSESEKQWKARMEFILRHLPDYRDPPDGGGRLDQLLSLSMVWANHLFLGCSYNKDLLDKVMEMADGIEVEDLPQFTTRGEFMKKK; encoded by the exons ATGGTGGGTGGCGAGGCTGCCGCTGCCGTGGAAGAGCTAATCTCGGGTGTGCGGCGAGCGACTGACTTCGCTGAGCAGTTCCGCTCCTACTCGGAGAGCGAGAAGCAATGGAAGGCCCGCATGGAATTCATCCTGCGCCATCTGCCCGACTACCGCGATCCACCCGACGGTGGCGGCCGCCTGGACCAGCTGCTCTCCCTCTCCATGGTCTGGGCCAACCACCTCTTCCTGGGTTGCAG TTACAACAAAGACCTTTTAGACAAGGTGATGGAAATGGCTGATGGGATTGAAGTGGAAGACCTGCCACAGTTTACTACCAGAGGTGAATTCATGAAAAAG AAATAG